In the Candidatus Rhodoblastus alkanivorans genome, one interval contains:
- the cobN gene encoding cobaltochelatase subunit CobN, with protein sequence MHLVRTDQRSFDEAAQAVDLEQSPADIVVLSFADSDLSLLAGAHAARHPSLRLAPLALLKHPFSVDLYIEKVCAMARFVLVRLLGGLDYWRYGVEELAAAARKHGFALAIVPGDAMEDARLDAASTLPPQQLRQIWDYFRQGGPDNIAACLDFIATKISGEGDARPPHPVAPFGAFAPGCLEAPEAAPTAFVLFYRSAFLAGDDAPIRALAEALARENFLVRSSFISSLKDPAACALLAERIVQERPDVILNATAFSARLDAGAVLDGADAPVLQVILSGAQEAQWRESRRGLSAADLAMNVVLPEVDGRIVTRAISFKREAERRDALEYAPARHEPEPSRVAFVAALAARWARLRRLANAEKKLALILSDYPAKGGRAGYAVGLDTEQSARAIIARLIAEGYDAQRAHEKFLEALQSAPLVGAVSLRAYRAFLKNLPQDFVAALDACWGAPENDLAVRDGAFAFRFLRLGKIIVALQPDRGAPENRKADYHDATLPPRHAFLAFYLWLREREKIDALVHCGAHGALEWLPGKSVALAQDCAPEIALGPLPLIYPFIVNNPGEAAQAKRRSAAVIVSHLSPPLVKAGAHGALAEIENLFDEYAQAQGLDPRRANLLADLILQRAESAGLLRECGAGGGEDALIRLDAWLCDLKEMRINDGLHVFGRSPQGALRDEMLACCAASDFAQKIDDCGAAEMDALVHALNGGFVAPSPAGAPGRGRMDVLPTGRNLFSVDPRAVPTRTAWDIGRKLAQDVIERYLQDHGDWPRRMVLDLWGSASMRTGGDDLAQAFALLGVRPVWDAASTRMSGFEILPLAQLGRPRVDVTLRISGLFRDVFPQQIEAFDAAVRALAQLDEPAEENPLAGARDPSRIFGAAPGAYGVDLSSAFASAQWQDRADLARKYLAANAQSYGRDGAPQGQGDFAERIRAADAFVHVQDLAGQDILNADAFSTHEGGFAAAAELLGAAPRLYHVDATDPEAAKVRSLDEEIARVVHGRATNPRWIDGMMRHGANGAAEIAETVDNFFAFAALADVVQERQFDLLFDAFCGDDKVRAFLETANPRAAKSIAEKFGEAERRGLWTSRRNSTAAILAEMRNA encoded by the coding sequence ATGCATCTCGTCCGCACGGATCAAAGATCGTTCGACGAGGCGGCGCAAGCCGTCGATCTCGAACAATCGCCCGCGGATATTGTCGTTCTGTCTTTCGCCGACAGCGACTTGTCGCTGCTCGCGGGCGCCCATGCGGCGCGCCATCCGAGCCTGCGCCTCGCGCCGCTGGCCTTGCTGAAACATCCTTTTTCGGTCGATCTCTATATCGAAAAAGTCTGCGCCATGGCGCGCTTCGTTCTGGTTCGCCTGCTCGGCGGCCTGGATTATTGGCGCTATGGCGTCGAGGAACTCGCAGCGGCGGCGCGCAAGCACGGTTTTGCGTTGGCGATCGTCCCCGGCGACGCCATGGAGGACGCGCGGCTCGACGCCGCCTCGACCCTGCCGCCACAGCAATTGCGCCAGATCTGGGACTATTTTCGTCAGGGCGGCCCGGACAATATCGCCGCCTGTCTCGACTTCATCGCTACCAAGATTTCAGGCGAGGGCGACGCCAGGCCGCCCCATCCGGTTGCGCCCTTCGGCGCCTTCGCCCCGGGCTGCCTCGAAGCGCCCGAGGCTGCGCCGACCGCCTTCGTCCTGTTCTATCGCAGCGCCTTTCTTGCCGGAGACGACGCGCCCATCCGCGCTTTGGCCGAAGCTTTGGCGCGCGAAAATTTCCTCGTCCGTAGTTCTTTCATCTCCAGCCTCAAGGACCCGGCCGCCTGCGCGCTGCTGGCTGAGCGCATCGTTCAGGAAAGGCCGGACGTCATCCTCAACGCCACCGCCTTTTCCGCGCGGCTCGACGCGGGCGCCGTGCTCGACGGTGCCGATGCGCCGGTGCTGCAGGTCATTCTCTCCGGCGCCCAGGAAGCGCAATGGCGCGAATCGCGTCGCGGCCTGTCGGCGGCCGATCTGGCGATGAATGTCGTTCTGCCGGAAGTGGACGGCCGCATCGTCACCCGCGCCATTTCCTTCAAGCGCGAGGCGGAGCGGCGCGACGCGCTCGAATATGCGCCTGCCCGCCACGAGCCTGAACCGTCGCGCGTCGCTTTCGTCGCCGCGCTCGCCGCGCGCTGGGCGCGCCTGCGCCGCCTCGCCAATGCCGAGAAAAAGCTGGCGCTGATCCTGTCCGACTATCCCGCCAAGGGCGGTCGCGCCGGCTATGCCGTCGGTCTCGACACCGAGCAAAGCGCGCGCGCCATCATCGCGCGGCTCATCGCCGAAGGATATGACGCGCAACGCGCGCACGAAAAATTTTTGGAGGCGCTGCAGTCCGCGCCGCTCGTCGGCGCGGTATCGCTACGCGCCTATCGCGCCTTTCTCAAAAATCTGCCGCAGGATTTCGTCGCAGCGCTCGACGCCTGCTGGGGCGCGCCGGAAAACGACCTTGCGGTCCGCGACGGCGCTTTCGCCTTTCGTTTCTTGCGCCTCGGCAAAATCATCGTCGCTTTGCAGCCGGATCGCGGCGCGCCGGAAAATCGCAAGGCGGATTATCACGACGCGACCCTGCCGCCGCGCCACGCCTTTCTCGCCTTCTATCTCTGGCTGCGCGAGCGCGAAAAAATCGACGCTCTCGTTCATTGCGGCGCTCATGGCGCGCTCGAATGGCTGCCGGGCAAGAGCGTGGCGCTGGCGCAAGATTGTGCGCCGGAAATCGCGCTCGGCCCCTTGCCGTTGATCTATCCCTTCATCGTCAATAATCCGGGCGAGGCGGCGCAGGCCAAGCGCCGCTCGGCAGCCGTCATCGTCAGCCATCTGTCGCCGCCGCTCGTGAAGGCGGGCGCACATGGCGCGCTGGCCGAAATCGAGAACCTGTTTGACGAATATGCCCAGGCCCAGGGGCTTGACCCTCGCAGAGCCAATCTGCTGGCCGATCTCATCCTCCAGCGCGCCGAATCCGCCGGCTTGTTGCGCGAATGCGGCGCCGGCGGGGGCGAGGACGCGCTGATCCGGCTCGACGCCTGGCTGTGCGATCTGAAAGAAATGCGGATCAACGACGGCTTGCACGTTTTTGGCCGTTCGCCGCAAGGCGCCTTGCGCGACGAAATGCTCGCGTGCTGCGCCGCTTCCGACTTCGCGCAAAAAATCGACGATTGCGGCGCGGCGGAAATGGACGCCCTCGTTCACGCGCTGAATGGCGGCTTCGTTGCGCCAAGCCCGGCCGGGGCGCCGGGGCGTGGCCGCATGGACGTCCTCCCAACCGGCAGAAATCTCTTTTCGGTCGATCCGCGCGCTGTTCCCACCCGCACCGCCTGGGACATCGGCCGCAAGCTGGCGCAGGATGTCATCGAGCGTTATCTGCAGGACCATGGCGACTGGCCGCGCCGCATGGTGCTTGATTTATGGGGCAGCGCCTCGATGCGCACCGGCGGCGACGATCTCGCGCAGGCCTTTGCGCTTCTCGGCGTGCGGCCTGTTTGGGACGCCGCCTCCACGCGTATGAGCGGCTTTGAAATCCTGCCGCTCGCCCAGCTCGGCCGCCCACGCGTGGACGTCACTTTGCGCATTTCCGGCCTGTTTCGCGACGTCTTTCCGCAGCAGATCGAGGCCTTCGATGCGGCCGTGCGCGCTTTGGCGCAGCTGGACGAACCGGCGGAAGAAAATCCGCTCGCCGGCGCGCGCGACCCGAGCCGCATTTTCGGCGCGGCGCCGGGCGCCTATGGCGTAGATCTGTCGAGCGCGTTCGCGAGCGCGCAATGGCAAGACCGCGCCGATCTGGCGCGCAAATATCTCGCCGCCAATGCGCAAAGCTATGGACGCGACGGCGCGCCGCAAGGCCAGGGCGATTTCGCCGAACGCATCCGCGCCGCCGACGCCTTCGTCCATGTGCAGGATCTGGCGGGACAGGATATTCTCAACGCCGACGCTTTTTCCACCCATGAAGGCGGCTTCGCGGCCGCGGCCGAACTTTTGGGCGCGGCGCCGCGGCTTTATCACGTGGACGCCACCGACCCCGAGGCCGCCAAAGTGCGAAGCCTCGATGAAGAAATAGCGCGCGTGGTTCACGGGCGCGCGACCAACCCGCGCTGGATCGACGGCATGATGCGCCACGGCGCCAATGGCGCGGCGGAAATCGCCGAAACCGTCGATAATTTTTTCGCCTTTGCCGCTCTCGCTGATGTCGTGCAAGAGCGCCAATTCGATCTGCTGTTCGACGCCTTTTGCGGCGACGACAAGGTGCGCGCCTTTCTCGAAACCGCAAACCCGCGCGCGGCGAAAAGCATTGCCGAAAAATTCGGCGAGGCCGAGCGGCGCGGGCTATGGACGTCGCGGCGCAATTCCACCGCGGCGATCCTCGCAGAAATGAGGAACGCATGA
- the cobW gene encoding cobalamin biosynthesis protein CobW, translated as MRLAKIPVTIVTGFLGAGKTTLIRHVLANARGRRLALVINEFGDVGVDGEILKNCGVDSCAAENIVELANGCLCCTVADDFLPAIEGLLAREPRPDHIVIETSGLALPKPLVKAFDWPDIRAKLTVDGVIAVVDSAAVAEGRFADDEEKLAAQRAIDPSLNHDNPLEEVYEDQLLCADLILLNKADLIDDATLERVRAEIASAAPRATKIVPTRGGRLDVDVLLGLAAAAEDDLAARPSHHDDEEGHDHDDFESFIAPLAPVADPAALAAKLTAIARDHDVLRMKGFVEVAGKPMRLLVQGVGGRFSHQFDRPWRPEENRAGRLVVIGQKGFDRSQIEAALSA; from the coding sequence ATGCGCCTCGCCAAAATTCCCGTCACCATCGTCACCGGCTTTCTCGGCGCCGGCAAGACCACGCTCATCCGCCATGTTCTGGCCAACGCCCGCGGCCGGCGGCTGGCGCTGGTCATCAACGAATTCGGCGACGTCGGGGTGGATGGCGAAATCCTGAAAAATTGCGGCGTCGATTCCTGCGCGGCGGAAAATATCGTCGAACTCGCCAATGGTTGCCTGTGCTGCACCGTGGCGGACGATTTCCTGCCCGCCATCGAGGGCCTGCTGGCGCGCGAGCCGCGCCCCGATCACATCGTCATCGAAACCTCGGGCCTTGCTCTGCCGAAGCCGCTGGTGAAGGCGTTCGACTGGCCGGATATTCGCGCGAAGCTCACGGTCGACGGCGTGATCGCGGTGGTGGATTCCGCCGCCGTCGCCGAAGGGCGCTTCGCCGACGATGAAGAAAAACTCGCCGCCCAGCGCGCGATAGATCCTTCGCTCAACCACGACAATCCGCTGGAGGAGGTCTACGAGGATCAGCTCCTGTGCGCCGATCTCATCCTGCTCAACAAAGCCGATCTGATCGACGACGCGACGCTCGAACGGGTGCGCGCCGAGATCGCTTCCGCCGCCCCGCGCGCGACGAAAATCGTGCCGACGCGCGGGGGGCGGCTCGACGTCGATGTCCTGCTCGGCCTTGCGGCGGCAGCCGAAGACGATCTCGCCGCGCGGCCCTCGCATCATGACGACGAGGAGGGACACGACCACGACGATTTCGAATCTTTCATTGCGCCGCTCGCGCCGGTCGCCGATCCGGCGGCGCTTGCGGCGAAGCTCACGGCGATCGCTCGCGATCATGACGTGTTGCGGATGAAGGGTTTCGTCGAGGTCGCCGGAAAGCCGATGCGCCTGCTGGTCCAGGGCGTCGGCGGGCGGTTCTCCCATCAGTTCGACCGCCCGTGGCGGCCCGAGGAAAACCGCGCGGGACGGCTGGTGGTGATCGGCCAAAAGGGTTTCGACCGCTCACAAATCGAAGCGGCTTTGTCGGCGTAA
- a CDS encoding L,D-transpeptidase, producing MASTPDPTLTGRDREFMSLAPSGNPPAQYGRYIVDDPTGEPPGTVTIDTFNNYLYYSMPNHKAIRYGVATGNEASGWTGQATIGKKAEWPRWMPPADMLERWPHLRPTAEAGGLPGGPDNPLGARAMYLFQGNKDTLYRIHGTNEPSLIGQHVSSGCIRMRDIDAIDLYNRVRVGTKVIVADKPV from the coding sequence ATGGCGAGCACGCCGGATCCGACCTTGACCGGGAGGGACCGCGAATTCATGTCGCTCGCGCCTTCGGGCAATCCCCCCGCGCAATATGGCCGCTATATCGTCGATGATCCAACCGGCGAGCCTCCGGGCACTGTCACCATCGATACGTTTAACAATTATCTTTATTATTCAATGCCAAACCACAAGGCGATCCGCTATGGCGTCGCCACCGGCAACGAGGCGAGCGGCTGGACCGGCCAGGCGACGATCGGCAAGAAGGCCGAATGGCCGCGCTGGATGCCGCCGGCCGACATGCTCGAACGCTGGCCGCACCTGCGCCCGACGGCGGAAGCCGGCGGCCTGCCCGGCGGCCCGGACAATCCGCTCGGCGCGCGCGCCATGTATCTCTTCCAGGGCAACAAGGACACGCTTTACCGCATCCACGGCACAAACGAGCCGTCCTTGATCGGCCAGCACGTTTCTTCGGGCTGTATCCGGATGCGCGACATCGACGCGATCGACCTCTACAACCGTGTCCGTGTCGGCACCAAGGTGATCGTCGCCGACAAACCGGTTTGA
- a CDS encoding histone deacetylase family protein translates to MNTLLLTHPAGLSHDNGPGHPERADRVRVIERILEHEKFMTLIRAQAEDGTREQALRVHPESYIQALEQTSPRDGFARLDSDTTMSPGTLTAAFRAIGGACQAVDEVMRRDVDNAFVAMRPPGHHAERATPMGFCFFNNAAVAARHAIAVHGAERVAIMDFDVHHGNGTQDIFWSDPNVMYLSTHEMPLYPGTGSTSERGEHNNIVNAPLNAGDAGPQFREAMEMAILPRVEQFRPNLIIISAGFDAHRRDPLANLNLVEADFAWATSKLMDVSDRVCDGRLLSLLEGGYDLDGLARSVAAHVLTLMGA, encoded by the coding sequence TTGAACACATTGCTGCTTACCCATCCCGCCGGACTGTCACATGACAATGGCCCTGGCCATCCCGAGCGGGCGGATCGTGTCCGTGTTATCGAGCGTATTCTCGAACATGAAAAGTTCATGACCCTGATCCGCGCGCAGGCCGAGGACGGCACGCGCGAACAGGCGCTTCGCGTCCATCCGGAATCCTACATCCAGGCGCTGGAGCAGACGTCGCCACGCGACGGATTCGCCCGACTGGACAGCGACACCACCATGAGCCCCGGCACGCTGACCGCAGCCTTTCGCGCGATCGGCGGCGCCTGCCAGGCCGTGGACGAAGTGATGCGCCGCGACGTGGACAACGCCTTCGTCGCCATGCGGCCGCCGGGACATCATGCCGAACGCGCGACGCCCATGGGCTTCTGCTTCTTCAACAACGCCGCCGTCGCCGCCCGCCACGCCATTGCCGTCCATGGCGCCGAACGGGTCGCGATCATGGATTTCGACGTCCATCACGGCAATGGGACCCAGGACATTTTCTGGTCCGACCCGAATGTGATGTATCTCTCGACCCATGAAATGCCGCTCTATCCCGGCACCGGCTCAACCTCAGAACGCGGCGAACACAACAATATCGTCAACGCGCCGCTCAATGCCGGCGACGCCGGCCCGCAGTTCCGCGAGGCAATGGAGATGGCGATCCTGCCCCGGGTCGAGCAGTTCCGTCCCAACCTGATCATCATTTCCGCCGGCTTCGACGCCCACCGCCGCGATCCGCTCGCCAATCTCAATCTGGTCGAGGCCGATTTCGCCTGGGCGACCTCCAAACTGATGGATGTCTCGGATCGCGTCTGCGACGGAAGGCTGCTGTCGCTGCTCGAAGGCGGCTACGATCTCGATGGGCTGGCGCGATCCGTCGCCGCCCATGTCCTCACCTTGATGGGCGCCTGA
- a CDS encoding metallophosphoesterase, whose product MIDRRRFLSRGLALPLLGASTAVYAIGIEPNFILKVKRYALTPAGWPAGLHLRFAVISDIHAGEPFMSAARIRRIAQAANALNPDAVLLLGDFNAGHFFVTRAVDSQQVGEALSALRAPLGCYAVLGNHDWWHGPLLTSPSDGTVAIRRALRQAGIVVLENDAVALAKDGKGFWIVGLADQLIDAMAQIDSGAQKVGGDDLDGALAKVSDDAPVILLAHEPMIFRSAPQRIALTLCGHTHGGQVNLPLLGPVVGDLRFGADFVYGHVELGGRNMIISGGLGESVAPVRFLRPPEIVEVELGAPANETAQLSGL is encoded by the coding sequence ATGATCGATCGTCGCCGTTTTCTTAGCCGTGGGCTGGCGCTTCCCCTGCTTGGCGCGTCCACGGCGGTTTACGCGATCGGGATCGAGCCGAATTTCATCCTCAAGGTCAAAAGATACGCTCTGACCCCGGCCGGCTGGCCGGCCGGCCTGCATCTGCGATTCGCGGTCATTTCCGATATTCATGCCGGCGAGCCCTTCATGAGCGCGGCGCGCATCCGCCGGATCGCTCAGGCCGCCAACGCCCTCAATCCCGACGCCGTCCTGTTGCTCGGCGATTTTAACGCCGGCCATTTCTTCGTCACCCGGGCGGTCGATTCGCAGCAGGTCGGCGAGGCTTTGTCCGCGCTGCGCGCTCCACTCGGCTGCTATGCCGTGCTTGGCAACCATGACTGGTGGCACGGCCCGCTCCTGACCTCGCCCTCCGACGGTACGGTCGCGATCCGCCGCGCCCTTCGCCAGGCAGGGATCGTGGTGCTGGAAAACGACGCCGTCGCGCTGGCCAAGGATGGGAAAGGATTCTGGATCGTCGGCCTCGCCGACCAGCTGATCGACGCCATGGCGCAGATCGATTCGGGCGCGCAAAAGGTCGGCGGAGACGACCTCGACGGGGCGTTGGCCAAGGTGAGCGACGATGCGCCGGTCATCCTTCTCGCTCACGAACCGATGATCTTCCGCTCCGCGCCGCAACGGATCGCCTTGACTCTTTGCGGCCACACCCATGGCGGTCAGGTCAATCTACCCTTGCTCGGCCCGGTCGTCGGCGATCTGCGCTTCGGCGCGGATTTCGTCTATGGCCATGTCGAACTTGGCGGGCGCAATATGATCATTTCGGGCGGGCTGGGCGAATCGGTCGCCCCCGTCCGCTTCCTGCGGCCGCCGGAGATCGTCGAGGTTGAACTGGGCGCGCCGGCAAATGAAACGGCGCAATTATCGGGCCTATGA
- a CDS encoding amidase family protein: MNSASAGFDEAFFAASASTWLRGLAKGDFSAREAFDAVWERILARNPQINALAAYDYESAREQAAEADRSYARGAARPLEGLPITIKDSFETAGLLTACGDEALAEHIPRQDAAAVARLRAAGAIILAKTNVPRLTADFQTHNALFGVTCNPWDLALTPGGSSGGAAAAVAAGLSAFDLASDLGGSIRWPAQACGLFGLKPSWGRISLAGHIPPLPTVRLKNPPDLAVAGPLARSASDLGLVLSLTASAENAAPAARGKKPDDLRLALWLDPDFAPVDRDVEAGILLAAEVFRDAGAAVVEARPDFSFQDAFEIYVLLNFAIGFAGTPAEDRARFAAEAKSFATDDISYYALRARAAKMDAATFSRLTERRAAINAAFAEFFKDYDAILCPPAPCLAFPHDFAPDPFARRLPTSAGPLPYHDLLKWASLASLSLLPAVVAPVALTSAKGKDRVLPTGVQIICARDDDRTAVALAGLIEKATGGFRAPK; the protein is encoded by the coding sequence GTGAATTCGGCGTCGGCCGGCTTCGACGAGGCCTTCTTCGCGGCTTCCGCCTCGACCTGGCTGCGCGGCCTTGCGAAGGGCGATTTTTCCGCGCGCGAAGCGTTTGATGCGGTCTGGGAGCGCATTCTCGCGCGCAATCCCCAGATCAATGCGCTCGCCGCCTACGATTATGAATCCGCCCGGGAACAGGCCGCCGAGGCCGACAGGTCTTACGCGCGCGGCGCCGCCCGGCCGCTGGAAGGGCTGCCGATCACGATCAAGGACAGTTTCGAGACCGCAGGCCTGCTGACCGCCTGCGGCGACGAGGCGCTCGCCGAACATATTCCGCGACAGGACGCGGCGGCTGTCGCGCGCTTGCGCGCGGCGGGCGCGATCATCCTCGCCAAGACCAATGTTCCCCGCCTCACCGCCGATTTCCAGACACATAACGCCTTGTTCGGGGTGACCTGCAATCCGTGGGATCTCGCGTTGACGCCAGGCGGCTCGTCCGGGGGCGCGGCGGCGGCGGTCGCCGCGGGCTTGAGCGCCTTCGATCTCGCCTCGGATCTTGGCGGGTCGATCCGCTGGCCGGCCCAGGCCTGCGGCCTGTTCGGGCTCAAGCCGAGCTGGGGCCGGATTTCCCTTGCCGGCCACATTCCGCCGCTGCCCACAGTCCGGCTGAAAAACCCGCCCGATCTCGCGGTCGCCGGCCCGCTCGCGCGCTCGGCCTCCGACCTCGGCCTCGTCCTGTCCCTGACCGCCAGCGCAGAAAACGCCGCTCCGGCGGCGCGCGGGAAAAAGCCGGACGACCTCCGGCTTGCTTTGTGGCTCGACCCCGATTTCGCGCCGGTCGATCGCGACGTCGAAGCCGGCATCCTGCTGGCCGCCGAGGTTTTTCGCGACGCTGGCGCCGCGGTGGTCGAAGCGCGTCCCGATTTTTCCTTCCAGGACGCCTTCGAAATCTATGTCCTGCTCAATTTCGCGATCGGCTTCGCCGGAACGCCGGCGGAAGATCGGGCGCGCTTCGCGGCGGAAGCGAAGAGTTTCGCGACCGACGACATCTCCTATTACGCCCTGCGGGCGCGGGCGGCGAAAATGGACGCGGCGACCTTCTCGCGTCTCACCGAGCGCCGCGCGGCGATCAACGCCGCCTTCGCCGAATTCTTCAAGGACTACGACGCGATCCTCTGCCCGCCCGCGCCCTGTCTCGCCTTTCCCCACGATTTCGCGCCGGACCCTTTCGCCCGCCGCCTGCCGACCAGCGCCGGCCCCTTGCCCTATCACGACCTTCTGAAATGGGCGAGCCTCGCCTCGCTCAGCCTTCTGCCCGCGGTCGTCGCGCCGGTCGCGCTGACGTCGGCAAAGGGGAAAGATCGAGTCCTGCCGACCGGCGTCCAGATCATTTGCGCGCGCGACGATGACCGCACCGCCGTCGCCCTCGCCGGATTGATCGAAAAAGCAACCGGCGGCTTCCGCGCGCCCAAATAA
- a CDS encoding MarR family winged helix-turn-helix transcriptional regulator encodes MASEIDALRVWFRLIRLHTRSRLAIASRLRALDLSVPQCDVLSTLTEREGLSQQELAARLYVTKGNISGLIDRLVANGLVERRSLAGDRRSHAVHLTPAGRELARRGIEAQMAFVAETFGKIAPERLAQFEQLLIEARELVRAMDGASVPENAEA; translated from the coding sequence ATGGCCAGCGAAATTGACGCCTTACGGGTTTGGTTCCGCCTTATTCGGCTTCACACGCGGTCCCGACTTGCGATCGCCAGCCGTCTGCGCGCCCTCGACCTCTCCGTGCCGCAATGCGACGTCCTCAGCACTTTGACTGAGCGGGAAGGCCTGTCGCAGCAGGAGCTGGCGGCCCGGCTTTACGTCACCAAGGGCAATATTTCCGGGTTGATCGACCGGCTGGTCGCTAATGGCCTGGTCGAACGCCGCTCGCTGGCGGGCGACCGGCGCTCCCACGCCGTCCATCTCACTCCCGCCGGGCGCGAGCTGGCGCGCCGGGGGATCGAAGCGCAAATGGCCTTCGTCGCCGAGACCTTCGGCAAGATCGCGCCGGAGCGCCTGGCGCAATTCGAGCAGCTGCTGATCGAAGCGCGCGAGCTGGTCCGGGCGATGGATGGCGCGTCGGTTCCGGAAAACGCCGAAGCATGA
- a CDS encoding putative bifunctional diguanylate cyclase/phosphodiesterase produces MRRWLRSAAATYSDRNADDELLRHLIDSLFSAPGALFASMFMGLVLTLTVWLMTWSAICGFFVALNILVGIKRLRLTGEYGRMAGIALDRRRLQDFDRRFLFWWTMFSLGIGVENFLLVAKTTEPADWTLASGVTIGFTVAFASRNAGRLKLFLAQVFSMCAPMIVAYAVFPVKNGVVYAGLLCGLLVVAILLGFSAHDQIVELYRANLKTRQMALNDMLTGLMNRFAFTEALEREIERCGLGSREAFSLIVVDLDRFKEINDMLGHNAGDAVIVEMAARLRRVIDGDDVVARLGGDEFVVLSRERRREWPQEASALAERIVVALREPAVIDASSIPISASLGVAHYPDHGVAATELMKKVDIALYEAKREGRNRAAIFDSSMQARFNEERVMELEIETAIARDEFEPWFQPIGNIETGQIVGYEALARWPHPVRGMISPGKFIPSAEQTGAIVHIGEQILQKACAAAAAWPDPIYVSVNLSPVQFRQTSRLVASVREALARSGLPPRRLTLEITESLMMEDTAETRAAIAEFDQMGISVSLDDFGAGYSSLSYIHSYPFSKIKIDKTFIDNIESERESIAIVSAVRVLAEKLDMELIAEGVETLRQHLALRQLGVTRAQGYYYGKPVPQAEAAVAVRHLAAG; encoded by the coding sequence ATGCGGCGATGGTTACGCTCTGCTGCAGCGACATATTCCGACAGGAATGCGGATGACGAACTGCTTCGTCACCTGATCGATTCTCTGTTTTCCGCGCCTGGCGCCTTGTTCGCGTCGATGTTCATGGGGCTGGTGCTGACGCTGACGGTCTGGCTGATGACCTGGTCGGCGATCTGCGGCTTTTTCGTGGCGCTCAACATTCTGGTCGGGATCAAGCGGCTGCGCCTGACCGGCGAATATGGACGGATGGCTGGGATTGCGCTCGACAGGCGGCGTTTGCAGGACTTCGATCGCCGCTTCCTGTTCTGGTGGACGATGTTCTCGCTCGGCATAGGGGTCGAGAATTTCCTGCTGGTGGCGAAAACGACCGAACCGGCCGATTGGACGCTGGCGTCGGGCGTCACCATCGGCTTTACGGTTGCTTTCGCCTCGCGCAACGCCGGCCGTCTCAAGCTGTTTCTCGCCCAGGTCTTCAGCATGTGCGCGCCGATGATCGTGGCCTACGCCGTCTTCCCGGTGAAGAACGGCGTGGTTTACGCCGGCTTGCTGTGCGGCCTGCTGGTCGTCGCGATACTGCTCGGCTTTTCCGCCCATGACCAGATCGTCGAGCTTTACCGCGCCAATCTGAAGACGCGGCAGATGGCGCTCAACGATATGCTCACCGGCCTGATGAACCGCTTCGCCTTCACCGAGGCGCTGGAGCGGGAGATCGAGCGCTGCGGCCTCGGGTCGCGCGAGGCCTTCAGCCTGATCGTGGTCGATCTCGATCGTTTCAAGGAAATCAATGATATGCTCGGCCACAACGCCGGCGACGCGGTCATTGTCGAAATGGCCGCGCGGCTGCGCCGCGTCATTGACGGCGACGATGTCGTCGCACGCCTCGGCGGCGACGAATTCGTGGTGCTCTCCCGCGAACGGCGCCGGGAATGGCCGCAGGAGGCGAGCGCCCTCGCCGAGCGCATTGTAGTCGCCTTGCGCGAGCCGGCGGTGATCGACGCCTCCTCCATTCCGATCAGCGCCAGCCTGGGCGTCGCCCATTACCCCGACCACGGGGTCGCGGCGACGGAGCTGATGAAAAAGGTGGACATCGCCCTTTACGAGGCCAAGCGCGAGGGACGAAACCGGGCGGCGATCTTCGACTCCTCGATGCAGGCGCGCTTCAATGAGGAGCGGGTCATGGAGCTCGAGATCGAAACCGCGATCGCGCGCGACGAATTCGAGCCCTGGTTCCAGCCGATCGGCAATATCGAAACCGGCCAGATCGTCGGCTATGAGGCGCTGGCGCGGTGGCCGCATCCGGTACGCGGCATGATTTCGCCAGGAAAATTCATTCCCAGCGCCGAACAGACCGGCGCTATCGTCCACATCGGCGAGCAGATCCTGCAAAAAGCCTGCGCCGCCGCCGCGGCCTGGCCTGATCCGATCTATGTTTCGGTCAATCTGTCGCCCGTTCAGTTCCGCCAGACGAGCCGGCTGGTAGCCTCGGTTCGCGAGGCCCTTGCGCGCAGCGGCCTGCCGCCGCGACGCCTCACGCTGGAGATCACGGAATCTCTCATGATGGAGGATACGGCCGAGACGCGCGCCGCGATCGCCGAATTCGATCAGATGGGGATCAGCGTCTCGCTCGACGATTTCGGCGCCGGCTATTCATCGCTCTCCTATATTCACTCCTACCCCTTTTCCAAGATCAAAATCGACAAGACCTTCATCGACAATATCGAAAGCGAGCGCGAATCGATCGCGATCGTGTCGGCGGTCCGCGTCCTTGCCGAGAAGCTCGACATGGAGCTGATTGCGGAGGGCGTGGAAACCCTGCGCCAGCATCTCGCCCTCCGCCAGCTCGGCGTGACCCGGGCCCAGGGCTATTACTACGGCAAGCCCGTGCCTCAGGCCGAGGCCGCCGTCGCCGTGCGCCATCTGGCCGCCGGTTGA